In Luteitalea sp. TBR-22, one genomic interval encodes:
- a CDS encoding type II secretion system F family protein, with translation MEFRCRLATASGQISEGVFTAESEAALRRELEEKGLYVLDLKSARPGLAALRRSGAGGRIKLHEFLVFNQELATLLKAGMPLVQSLDILRRNIPNPVFKGVLDDVYEKVRSGTALSDAFEAHPRHVTPIYTASLMAGERSGSLEQVLRRYVAYVQVLGAVRRKVVSALVYPAVLTLLSIGVVAIIVVRVVPQFNDFYAGFGAELPLATRMIVALSNGIRSQLPLLALLAVGAVFGGRWLLQQPAQRQRLDRVILQLPGLGGIARQFATSQLSRTLATLLGGGIPLVTALDVASRSVSNRHIAAQMTDITRQVREGQPLSTAMAAKGEFPDVSVKMVEVGEATGALQDMLNAIADFYDEDIETKLGRFLLLIEPVLLVVMGIVIAALLIALYLPVFQLSSALS, from the coding sequence ATGGAGTTCCGCTGCCGCCTGGCCACCGCATCCGGACAGATCTCCGAAGGCGTCTTCACGGCCGAGAGCGAGGCCGCGCTCCGGCGTGAGCTCGAGGAGAAGGGCCTTTACGTCCTCGACCTGAAGTCGGCGCGCCCGGGTCTGGCTGCCCTGCGTCGCTCCGGGGCGGGCGGGCGCATCAAGCTGCACGAGTTCCTGGTCTTCAACCAGGAACTGGCGACCCTGCTGAAGGCCGGGATGCCGCTGGTGCAGTCGCTCGACATCCTGCGCCGCAACATCCCCAATCCGGTCTTCAAGGGCGTGCTCGACGACGTGTACGAGAAGGTGCGGTCGGGCACGGCGCTGTCGGATGCCTTCGAGGCGCACCCGCGCCACGTCACGCCGATCTACACGGCCTCGTTGATGGCCGGCGAGCGCAGCGGCAGCCTCGAGCAGGTGCTGCGGCGGTACGTGGCCTACGTGCAGGTGCTCGGCGCGGTCCGGCGCAAGGTGGTCTCCGCGCTGGTCTACCCGGCCGTCCTGACGCTGCTCTCCATCGGCGTGGTGGCGATCATCGTGGTGCGGGTGGTGCCGCAGTTCAACGACTTCTATGCCGGGTTCGGCGCGGAACTGCCGCTGGCGACGCGGATGATCGTGGCCCTGTCCAACGGCATCCGCAGCCAGTTGCCGCTGCTGGCCCTGCTGGCGGTCGGCGCGGTCTTCGGCGGCCGCTGGCTCCTGCAGCAACCGGCGCAGCGGCAGCGCCTCGATCGGGTCATCCTGCAGTTGCCAGGGCTGGGTGGGATTGCCCGCCAGTTCGCGACTTCGCAGTTGAGTCGCACGTTGGCCACGCTCCTCGGGGGCGGCATCCCGTTGGTGACCGCGCTCGACGTCGCCAGCCGGTCGGTGTCCAACCGCCACATCGCGGCGCAGATGACCGACATCACGCGCCAGGTGCGGGAGGGTCAGCCGCTGTCGACCGCGATGGCGGCCAAGGGCGAGTTCCCGGACGTCTCAGTGAAGATGGTGGAGGTGGGGGAGGCGACCGGCGCCCTGCAGGACATGCTGAACGCCATCGCCGACTTCTACGACGAGGACATCGAGACGAAGCTGGGGCGGTTCCTGCTCCTGATCGAGCCGGTCCTCCTGGTCGTCATGGGCATCGTCATCGCCGCGCTGCTGATTGCGCTGTACCTGCCCGTCTTCCAGCTGTCGTCGGCGTTGAGCTAG
- a CDS encoding type II secretion system protein, with protein sequence MNILLGGLRRVRRAAGGARDGYTFVELLVVAAIVLIMATAVLPLSKVGIQRQKEVELRRTLRELRTAIDRYKDAADLQQISNLEIEPDDMGYPPDLETLVKGVTKAGDATQTKLRFLRRIPVDPLTGDAEWGLRSYQDRPDSTSWGGQNVFDVYSKAGGTGLDGTPYSEW encoded by the coding sequence ATGAACATCCTCCTCGGCGGCCTGCGGCGGGTGCGCCGCGCTGCTGGCGGCGCGCGGGACGGCTACACGTTCGTTGAGTTGCTGGTGGTCGCGGCCATCGTCCTGATCATGGCCACGGCGGTGCTGCCGCTCAGCAAGGTGGGCATCCAGCGGCAGAAGGAAGTGGAACTGCGGCGGACCCTCCGGGAGTTGCGCACGGCCATCGATCGCTACAAGGACGCGGCCGACCTGCAGCAGATCTCCAACCTCGAGATCGAGCCCGACGACATGGGCTACCCGCCGGACCTCGAGACGCTCGTCAAGGGCGTGACCAAGGCCGGCGACGCGACGCAGACCAAGCTGCGCTTCCTCAGGCGCATCCCCGTCGACCCGCTGACGGGCGACGCCGAGTGGGGCCTGCGCTCCTACCAGGATCGCCCCGACTCGACGTCGTGGGGCGGGCAGAACGTGTTCGATGTGTACTCCAAGGCAGGCGGGACGGGACTCGATGGCACGCCCTACAGCGAGTGGTGA
- a CDS encoding aldehyde dehydrogenase family protein, translating into MADVSAAPPSDKDLASIAEARALARAARLAQAQLAELSQAQIDAIVDGMAAAVRSEVEALARMAREETGFGVYEDKITKNRFVAEQVYEFIRPMKTVGVLRRDDTRKIIEIAEPFGVVAGIVPTTNPTSTAMYKILIALKARCAIVLSPHPSAARCISRTAEIMAAAAARAGAPANSIGWMQTVTLEGTQELMRQREVAVILATGGLGLVRAAYSAGKPAYGVGPGNAPCYVHQSADVPKAARDIILGKTFDNGLLCSSPNSIVADRAIDQPLKAALAANGGHFLSADDAQKLAGVLVTPQRLPNPALVGRTALEIAQAVGLTVPAGTRALIAQLDGVGRDYPLSIEKLCPVLSYYVVDDWKAGCERCKAILRYGGMGHTMSVHATDDDVVLQFGLHKPAFRIVVNTPTTHGSVGLTTGLDPAMTLGCGGYGGNITSDNISPMHLLNIKRVAYELRPAPGPSPAARPMAMAAADSSLRPAVPERVRTLDSSALSARIDGFLASRGITPATTVVVGPAEGHVGGAATSAPALNPAAAAAPLPPAPLEVQNVGPAVDFVCEDDVRQALRAGQRIRLAARAIVTPAARELGDANDVFVDA; encoded by the coding sequence ATGGCCGACGTCTCAGCCGCGCCCCCGTCAGACAAGGACCTGGCCTCCATCGCCGAGGCCCGCGCCCTTGCGCGCGCCGCCCGCCTCGCGCAGGCCCAGTTGGCCGAACTGTCCCAGGCCCAGATTGACGCCATCGTCGATGGCATGGCGGCGGCCGTGCGTTCCGAAGTCGAGGCGCTGGCCCGGATGGCCCGCGAGGAGACCGGCTTCGGCGTCTACGAAGACAAGATCACCAAGAACCGCTTCGTGGCCGAGCAGGTGTACGAGTTCATCCGGCCGATGAAGACGGTCGGGGTGCTCCGCCGCGACGACACTCGCAAGATCATCGAGATCGCCGAGCCGTTCGGCGTGGTCGCCGGCATCGTCCCGACCACCAACCCGACCTCGACGGCGATGTACAAGATCCTCATCGCCCTCAAGGCCCGCTGCGCGATCGTCCTGAGCCCGCACCCGTCGGCGGCCCGTTGCATCAGTCGCACCGCCGAGATCATGGCGGCCGCCGCCGCCAGGGCTGGCGCCCCGGCCAACAGCATCGGCTGGATGCAGACGGTGACCCTCGAAGGCACGCAGGAGCTGATGCGGCAGCGTGAAGTCGCCGTCATCCTGGCGACCGGCGGCCTCGGCCTGGTGCGTGCCGCGTACTCGGCCGGCAAGCCGGCCTACGGCGTCGGCCCCGGCAACGCGCCGTGTTACGTCCACCAGAGCGCCGACGTGCCGAAGGCGGCGCGCGACATCATCCTCGGCAAGACCTTCGACAACGGCCTGCTCTGCTCGTCGCCGAACTCGATCGTCGCCGACAGGGCCATCGACCAACCCTTGAAGGCGGCCCTGGCCGCCAATGGCGGGCACTTCCTGTCGGCCGACGACGCCCAGAAGCTCGCGGGCGTCCTGGTGACGCCGCAGCGCCTGCCCAACCCTGCCCTCGTCGGTCGCACCGCCCTGGAGATCGCCCAGGCCGTCGGCCTGACCGTGCCGGCCGGGACCAGGGCGTTGATCGCCCAACTGGACGGCGTCGGGCGCGACTACCCGCTTTCGATCGAGAAGCTCTGCCCCGTGTTGTCGTACTACGTCGTCGACGACTGGAAGGCGGGCTGCGAGCGCTGCAAGGCGATCCTGCGCTACGGCGGGATGGGCCATACCATGTCGGTCCACGCCACCGACGACGACGTCGTCCTGCAGTTCGGCCTGCACAAGCCGGCCTTCCGGATCGTGGTGAACACGCCGACCACGCACGGGTCGGTGGGCCTGACGACCGGCCTCGATCCGGCCATGACGCTGGGGTGCGGCGGGTACGGCGGCAACATCACGTCCGACAACATCTCGCCGATGCACCTGCTGAACATCAAGCGGGTCGCCTACGAACTTCGTCCGGCGCCCGGCCCATCGCCGGCCGCCCGCCCGATGGCCATGGCTGCTGCCGATTCGAGCCTCCGCCCCGCCGTGCCCGAGCGCGTGCGCACACTGGACTCCTCTGCCCTGTCGGCCCGCATCGACGGGTTCCTGGCCAGCCGCGGAATCACGCCGGCCACCACGGTCGTCGTCGGCCCCGCCGAGGGCCACGTCGGTGGGGCCGCCACGTCTGCGCCAGCCCTGAACCCGGCCGCCGCCGCAGCGCCCCTGCCGCCGGCGCCGCTCGAGGTGCAGAACGTCGGGCCAGCCGTCGATTTCGTCTGTGAGGACGATGTCCGACAGGCCCTGCGGGCCGGTCAGCGCATCCGACTCGCCGCCCGGGCCATCGTCACTCCAGCGGCGCGGGAACTGGGCGACGCCAACGACGTGTTCGTGGACGCCTGA
- a CDS encoding secretin N-terminal domain-containing protein — protein sequence MQTGVTMQRVMRATGVGVLLAGLCLGAAACASSSAYNRGREAWLKGEWDQAVVNFREALQEHPDRTDYKGALQQAMQTASMAHLKVAREADEKGDLELAIVEYRKVYEYDPSNRNSMLRAAEIEKELRERAEAARPRPAIEAMRETARQRSAPPLLNPASRDPLDIKFSQAGSQDVLTFIGKATGINVMFESTFRPAQITVDLTGLSLEEALNQVMSASNNFYKVVNPRTIMVIPDTPPKRSAYEEQVIRTFYLSHADATELVQTVQQILQLPGLPVQPRVLANKTQNSLTVRASDRVMNIIDQVVRNNDKPRAEIVVDVEIIEVNRARAKEVGLNLSQYAVGAIFSPEAPPASEGGQPPFNLNTITRGISAADFYLTVPQAVVNFLATDNNNKIIAKPQLRGMEGKTITLDLGDEIPVPSTTFGGLGGGGLTTIPINQFNYRTVGIKVKLNAPRVTLEGEIVSELEVESSTLGANIDIAGQSLPTFGTRRVTSVIRMREGESLMLAGLLREDQRRALTGFPGLLHTPILRRIFGNTVDQITQTDIVFLMTPRLVRSSEITQENLDPIYIGSQQNLGLTGAPPLIAVDPNAQAAPAAPATAPAAAPGTVPQPVATMPVVTPQTGQVTSTPSVLPPSPQAAPTPAPPPTPITPVPEAPAGAAQAATPPPPAAAPPTPTARLAITVPGPQFAVGGGPYTVPITIAGAQRVSTISVSVTYNPSVLRVRTVQPGTFLAQGGVTPTFTQQVDPGVGRVDLTALRPGDQVGATGTGLIATLVFEAIAPGQSSITPAGVASTPEQASVGLQLVPATVTVR from the coding sequence GTGCAGACAGGCGTGACGATGCAGCGGGTGATGCGGGCGACGGGCGTGGGGGTGCTGCTGGCGGGGCTCTGCCTCGGCGCGGCGGCGTGCGCCTCGTCGAGCGCGTACAACCGCGGGCGTGAGGCGTGGCTCAAGGGGGAGTGGGACCAGGCGGTGGTCAACTTCCGCGAGGCGCTCCAGGAACACCCCGACCGCACCGACTACAAGGGCGCGCTGCAGCAGGCAATGCAGACGGCGTCGATGGCGCACCTCAAGGTGGCACGCGAGGCCGACGAGAAGGGCGACCTCGAACTGGCGATCGTGGAGTACCGCAAGGTCTACGAGTACGACCCGTCCAACCGCAACTCGATGCTGCGGGCCGCCGAAATCGAGAAGGAACTGCGCGAGCGGGCCGAGGCCGCGCGCCCCCGGCCGGCCATCGAGGCGATGCGCGAGACGGCGCGCCAGCGGTCGGCGCCGCCGCTGCTCAACCCGGCGTCGCGCGATCCGCTGGACATCAAGTTCTCGCAGGCCGGGTCGCAGGACGTGCTGACCTTCATCGGCAAGGCCACCGGCATCAACGTGATGTTCGAGTCGACCTTCCGGCCGGCGCAGATCACGGTCGACCTGACCGGCCTGTCGCTCGAGGAGGCACTGAACCAGGTGATGTCGGCCTCCAACAACTTCTACAAGGTCGTCAACCCGCGGACGATCATGGTCATCCCCGACACGCCGCCGAAACGGTCGGCGTACGAGGAGCAGGTCATCCGCACCTTCTACCTGTCGCACGCCGACGCGACCGAGCTGGTGCAGACGGTGCAGCAGATCCTGCAGCTGCCGGGCCTGCCCGTGCAGCCGCGCGTGCTCGCCAACAAGACGCAGAACTCGCTCACCGTGCGCGCCTCCGACCGGGTGATGAACATCATCGACCAGGTCGTGCGCAACAACGACAAGCCGCGCGCCGAGATCGTCGTCGACGTCGAGATCATCGAGGTCAACCGGGCGCGGGCCAAGGAAGTGGGCCTGAACCTGTCGCAGTACGCGGTGGGGGCGATCTTCTCGCCGGAGGCGCCTCCGGCCAGCGAGGGCGGCCAGCCGCCGTTCAACCTCAACACGATCACCCGCGGGATCAGCGCGGCCGACTTCTACCTGACCGTGCCGCAGGCGGTGGTCAACTTCCTGGCCACCGACAACAACAACAAGATCATCGCCAAGCCGCAGCTGCGCGGCATGGAAGGCAAGACGATCACGCTGGACCTCGGCGACGAGATCCCGGTGCCCAGCACGACGTTCGGCGGCCTCGGCGGGGGCGGCCTGACGACCATCCCGATCAACCAGTTCAACTACCGCACCGTCGGCATCAAGGTGAAGCTGAACGCGCCGCGGGTGACGCTGGAAGGCGAGATCGTGTCGGAGCTCGAGGTCGAGAGCAGCACGCTCGGCGCCAACATCGACATCGCCGGCCAGAGCCTGCCGACCTTCGGCACCCGCCGGGTGACCTCGGTCATCCGCATGCGGGAAGGCGAGTCGCTGATGCTCGCGGGGCTGCTGCGCGAGGACCAGCGGCGGGCGCTCACCGGCTTCCCGGGGCTGCTGCACACCCCGATCCTGCGACGCATCTTCGGCAACACCGTCGACCAGATCACGCAGACCGACATCGTGTTCCTGATGACGCCGCGCCTGGTGCGATCGTCGGAGATCACGCAGGAGAACCTCGACCCGATCTACATCGGCAGCCAGCAGAACCTCGGCCTGACGGGCGCGCCGCCGCTGATTGCCGTCGACCCGAACGCGCAGGCCGCGCCGGCAGCCCCGGCCACCGCACCAGCCGCGGCGCCGGGCACCGTTCCGCAGCCAGTGGCGACGATGCCGGTGGTGACGCCACAGACAGGGCAGGTGACCTCCACGCCGTCGGTGCTGCCCCCGTCGCCGCAGGCCGCGCCGACGCCGGCGCCCCCGCCGACGCCGATCACGCCGGTCCCGGAGGCGCCTGCCGGCGCAGCGCAGGCCGCGACCCCGCCGCCGCCCGCTGCCGCGCCGCCGACGCCGACCGCGCGGCTCGCCATCACCGTGCCCGGGCCGCAGTTTGCCGTCGGCGGAGGACCGTACACGGTGCCGATCACGATTGCCGGCGCGCAGCGCGTCTCGACGATCAGCGTGTCGGTGACCTACAACCCTTCGGTCTTGCGCGTGCGGACCGTCCAGCCGGGCACCTTCCTGGCGCAGGGTGGAGTCACGCCGACCTTCACGCAGCAGGTCGATCCCGGCGTCGGCCGGGTGGACCTGACCGCCCTCCGCCCCGGTGACCAGGTCGGGGCCACCGGCACCGGGCTGATCGCCACGCTCGTCTTCGAGGCGATCGCGCCGGGACAGTCTTCCATCACGCCGGCCGGCGTGGCGAGCACGCCCGAGCAGGCGAGCGTGGGCCTGCAACTGGTGCCCGCGACCGTCACCGTGCGATGA
- a CDS encoding GspE/PulE family protein, giving the protein MPELPAVDGGRGGAAREREEARRLAERYRLEFVDMDAFHLDNDLFRSIPADVMLRYGFVPHRREGDVLVIVVSDPTDLLMIDELQQLLGTRLKVTVGTASAIQAMLKKSESSQRVLEDATESFQLQLLKEDESGEESLSVEKLTSDISPIIKLIDSTVFAALQRRASDIHIETQDDAVVVKYRIDGVLQAAMRPIDKRFAGPIISRIKVMAELDIAEKRVPQDGRFKLRMRGKTIDFRVSVMPSAHGEDAVIRILDKESISEQFRELRLDILGFPEEELRRFRKYIREPYGMVLVTGPTGSGKTTTLYAALSEIKSVEDKIITIEDPVEYQLKGIVQIPINEKKGLTFARGLRSILRHDPDKIMVGEIRDAETAQIAINSALTGHLVFTTVHANNVLDVLGRFLNMGVEAYQFVSALNCVLAQRLVRKICDDCRRPATVTEAQLLEARMDPSLAHTHTFYEGTGCLECNGSGYRGRMAICELLDLTDTIRDMILARRPNSEIKRAVRDEGMRFLRESAVSRVLSGETTLREINKVTFVD; this is encoded by the coding sequence TTGCCGGAGTTGCCGGCCGTTGACGGCGGGCGTGGCGGCGCGGCGCGCGAACGCGAGGAGGCCCGGCGGCTGGCCGAGCGGTATCGGCTCGAGTTCGTCGACATGGACGCGTTCCATCTCGACAACGACCTGTTCCGGTCGATCCCGGCCGACGTCATGCTCCGGTACGGCTTCGTGCCGCACCGGCGCGAGGGCGACGTGCTGGTCATCGTGGTGTCGGACCCGACCGACCTGCTGATGATCGACGAGCTGCAGCAGTTGCTCGGCACCCGCCTGAAGGTGACCGTCGGCACCGCCTCGGCCATCCAGGCGATGCTGAAGAAGTCCGAGAGCAGCCAGCGGGTGCTCGAGGACGCGACCGAGAGCTTCCAGCTGCAGTTGCTCAAGGAAGACGAGAGCGGCGAGGAGTCGCTCTCGGTCGAGAAGCTCACCAGCGACATCAGCCCGATCATCAAGCTGATCGACTCGACGGTCTTCGCCGCGCTGCAGCGGCGCGCCAGCGACATCCACATCGAGACGCAGGACGACGCGGTGGTCGTCAAGTACCGCATCGACGGCGTGCTGCAGGCCGCCATGCGGCCGATCGACAAGCGCTTCGCCGGCCCGATCATCTCGCGCATCAAGGTGATGGCCGAGCTCGACATCGCCGAGAAGCGCGTGCCGCAGGACGGCCGCTTCAAGCTGCGGATGCGCGGCAAGACGATCGACTTCCGCGTCTCGGTGATGCCGAGCGCGCACGGCGAGGATGCGGTGATCCGCATCCTCGACAAGGAGTCGATCAGCGAGCAGTTCCGGGAACTGCGGCTCGACATCCTCGGTTTCCCCGAGGAGGAGCTGCGCCGCTTCCGCAAGTACATCCGCGAGCCGTACGGGATGGTGCTGGTCACCGGCCCGACGGGTTCGGGCAAGACGACGACGCTCTATGCGGCGCTGTCGGAGATCAAGTCCGTCGAGGACAAGATCATCACCATCGAGGATCCGGTCGAGTACCAGTTGAAGGGCATCGTGCAGATTCCCATCAACGAGAAGAAGGGCCTGACCTTCGCGCGCGGGCTGCGCAGCATCCTGCGGCACGATCCCGACAAGATCATGGTGGGCGAGATCCGCGACGCCGAGACGGCGCAGATCGCGATCAACTCGGCGCTGACCGGGCACCTGGTGTTCACGACGGTCCACGCCAACAACGTGCTCGACGTGCTGGGCCGCTTCCTGAACATGGGCGTCGAGGCCTACCAGTTCGTGTCGGCGCTGAACTGCGTGCTGGCGCAGCGGCTGGTCCGCAAGATCTGCGACGACTGCCGGCGGCCGGCGACGGTCACCGAGGCGCAGCTGCTCGAGGCGCGGATGGATCCGTCGCTGGCGCACACCCACACGTTCTACGAGGGGACCGGGTGCCTGGAGTGCAACGGGTCGGGCTATCGCGGGCGCATGGCCATCTGCGAGCTGCTCGACCTCACCGACACCATTCGTGACATGATTCTGGCGCGCCGCCCCAACTCCGAGATCAAGCGCGCGGTCCGCGACGAAGGCATGCGCTTCCTGCGCGAGTCGGCCGTCTCGCGTGTCCTGTCGGGCGAGACGACGCTGCGCGAGATCAACAAGGTCACCTTCGTCGACTGA
- a CDS encoding GspMb/PilO family protein, which translates to MVPAARILADRRLLVGGLGVLAVANLVGLLLVVGPLRARVQGLTQRATAASLAATTAGRELADARQTSAGSVKAATDLQRFYTQVLPANQAAARQVTFVRLAQLAREADLSYDHRSFDQDQVDKDSTLVRATLKMNVYGTYRNLRQFLYRLETGPDFIVVREVGVVQSDDQAEPLEAALTLSTFFKADNGR; encoded by the coding sequence ATGGTGCCCGCCGCTCGCATCCTTGCCGATCGTCGTCTTCTGGTCGGCGGGCTGGGCGTATTGGCCGTCGCCAACCTCGTCGGCTTGCTGCTGGTGGTCGGTCCGCTACGGGCGCGCGTGCAGGGCCTGACCCAACGCGCCACCGCGGCCAGCCTGGCGGCCACCACTGCCGGGCGCGAGCTGGCCGACGCCCGACAGACGTCTGCCGGCAGCGTGAAGGCCGCCACCGACCTGCAGCGCTTCTACACGCAGGTGCTGCCGGCCAACCAGGCCGCCGCCCGCCAGGTCACCTTCGTGCGCCTCGCGCAGCTGGCGCGCGAGGCCGACCTCAGCTACGACCACCGCAGCTTCGACCAGGATCAGGTCGACAAGGACAGCACGCTGGTACGCGCCACGCTGAAGATGAACGTGTACGGCACCTACCGCAACCTGCGGCAGTTCCTGTACCGCCTCGAGACCGGCCCCGACTTCATCGTCGTGCGCGAGGTCGGCGTGGTGCAGTCGGACGACCAGGCCGAGCCACTCGAAGCCGCCCTGACGCTCTCGACCTTCTTCAAGGCAGACAATGGCCGCTGA
- a CDS encoding type IV pilin protein, which yields MARPTASGEAMVIRELAVERARRRRGFTLLEMMVVMALIVVIAGMAMASYRNAVTLAQEAVLREDLFRMRDAIDQYYADKNKYPSSLEALVSDGYLRALPEDPFTRSASTWQEIPAEPDANNPTAEPGVYNVKSGSDRIAMNGQPYNEW from the coding sequence ATGGCACGCCCTACAGCGAGTGGTGAGGCGATGGTGATCCGCGAGCTGGCGGTGGAGCGCGCGCGGCGACGGCGGGGCTTCACGCTCCTCGAGATGATGGTGGTGATGGCGCTGATCGTCGTCATCGCCGGCATGGCGATGGCCAGCTACCGCAACGCCGTCACCCTGGCGCAGGAGGCCGTGCTGCGCGAGGACCTGTTCCGCATGCGCGACGCGATCGACCAGTACTACGCCGACAAGAACAAGTACCCGTCGTCGCTCGAGGCCCTGGTGAGCGACGGCTACCTCCGCGCCCTCCCCGAGGACCCCTTCACCAGGTCGGCGTCGACCTGGCAGGAGATCCCCGCCGAGCCCGACGCCAACAACCCGACGGCCGAGCCCGGCGTGTACAACGTCAAGAGCGGCTCGGACCGCATCGCGATGAACGGCCAGCCGTACAACGAGTGGTGA
- a CDS encoding lytic transglycosylase domain-containing protein — protein MFLRPFAAVLGGAFVLLLPGLAAAELVTLGTGRTVSVRSVRVDGDTAVLALRGGGELTCNVALIKGVAPDEVPYPEPEVELAEAAPPPVTRRTLSDLADEGSRPYLPLIEAAAKRHQVDPLLVHAVISVESRFQARARSRKGAMGLMQLMPATARELQVSNPYDPASNIDAGVRHLRQLLDRFDVRLAVAAYNAGAGAVQRFGGIPPFRETQAYVRQVLQLAGVS, from the coding sequence GTGTTTCTCCGTCCATTCGCGGCCGTCCTCGGCGGGGCGTTCGTGCTCCTCCTGCCCGGCCTGGCCGCGGCAGAACTCGTCACGCTCGGCACCGGACGCACCGTCTCGGTCCGGAGCGTGCGCGTCGACGGCGACACGGCGGTGCTGGCGTTGCGGGGCGGGGGAGAGCTGACCTGCAACGTCGCCCTGATCAAGGGAGTGGCCCCGGACGAGGTGCCGTACCCCGAGCCGGAAGTCGAGCTGGCCGAGGCGGCGCCCCCGCCGGTCACCCGGCGAACGCTCAGCGACCTGGCCGACGAGGGCAGCCGGCCCTACCTGCCACTGATCGAGGCGGCCGCGAAACGCCATCAGGTGGACCCCCTCCTGGTGCATGCGGTCATCTCCGTGGAATCGCGCTTCCAGGCGCGGGCCCGCTCTCGCAAGGGCGCCATGGGGCTGATGCAGCTGATGCCGGCCACCGCGCGCGAACTGCAGGTCAGCAACCCCTACGATCCCGCGTCCAACATCGACGCCGGCGTGCGGCACCTGCGCCAGCTCCTCGATCGGTTCGACGTCCGTCTCGCCGTGGCCGCCTACAACGCGGGCGCCGGCGCGGTGCAGCGCTTCGGGGGCATCCCGCCGTTCCGGGAGACGCAGGCCTACGTCCGCCAGGTGCTGCAGTTGGCCGGGGTGTCCTGA
- the pilM gene encoding type IV pilus biogenesis protein PilM, with the protein MPSLPAWLQTRPPTLGLYIDTRRVTAVHVERDGASPVIRAIGTAALPAGAVTPSLTATNVVQRDALVAAIRDAVEQTGVRARRVALALPDTAGKVSLLPFETLPANARDLEQLVRLQLRKTMPFAVEDAQVAWARGGTLGPTTTLVVTAMRRDLVQEYEAACAAAGLHAGTVDLATFNVVNLALLGGTSAASGAGDVLLVHVTPGYASLVVLREGALIFFRTRPADATEPVADVVHQTRMFYEDRLGGQGFARVLLVAGQHVEDREALARNLGELFGAAVTPLSLQGVASFGDRVTATDGLVGQIAAPAGLVLREGVGA; encoded by the coding sequence ATGCCGTCGCTTCCTGCCTGGCTCCAGACACGCCCGCCGACGCTCGGCCTGTACATCGACACGCGCCGCGTCACCGCCGTCCACGTCGAGCGCGACGGCGCCTCGCCGGTCATCCGCGCGATCGGCACCGCGGCACTGCCGGCCGGCGCGGTGACGCCCTCGCTCACCGCCACCAACGTGGTGCAGCGAGACGCCCTCGTGGCGGCCATCCGCGATGCGGTGGAGCAGACCGGCGTCCGCGCCCGCCGCGTTGCGCTCGCCCTGCCGGACACGGCCGGCAAGGTGTCGTTGCTGCCGTTCGAGACGCTGCCGGCCAACGCCCGCGACCTCGAGCAACTGGTGCGCCTGCAGTTGCGCAAGACCATGCCGTTCGCGGTCGAGGACGCCCAGGTCGCGTGGGCGCGCGGCGGGACGCTCGGCCCGACCACCACGCTGGTGGTCACCGCCATGCGCCGCGACCTCGTGCAGGAGTACGAGGCGGCGTGCGCCGCCGCCGGCCTGCATGCCGGGACGGTCGACCTGGCCACGTTCAACGTCGTCAACCTCGCCCTGCTCGGCGGGACCTCGGCGGCCTCCGGCGCCGGCGACGTCCTGCTCGTGCACGTGACGCCCGGGTACGCGTCCCTGGTCGTCCTGCGAGAGGGCGCCCTCATCTTCTTCCGGACCCGTCCGGCCGACGCCACCGAACCGGTGGCCGACGTGGTGCACCAGACCCGCATGTTCTACGAGGACCGCCTCGGCGGGCAGGGCTTCGCGCGGGTCCTCCTCGTGGCCGGACAGCACGTCGAGGACCGTGAGGCGCTCGCCCGCAACCTCGGCGAGCTGTTCGGCGCGGCCGTCACGCCGTTGTCGCTGCAGGGCGTCGCCTCGTTCGGCGATCGCGTCACCGCCACCGACGGCCTCGTCGGCCAGATTGCGGCGCCGGCCGGCCTCGTGTTGCGCGAAGGAGTCGGCGCATGA
- a CDS encoding BMC domain-containing protein — MGDALGLIETRGLIGAIEAADAMVKAANVQLIAKEYIGAGYVTVMARGDVGAIKAATDAGAAAARRVGELISVHVIPRPHAEVERILPKPAAPAVK, encoded by the coding sequence ATGGGAGACGCCCTCGGACTCATCGAAACCCGTGGCCTCATCGGCGCCATCGAGGCGGCCGACGCGATGGTGAAGGCCGCGAACGTGCAGCTGATCGCCAAGGAATACATCGGGGCGGGGTACGTCACGGTGATGGCGCGCGGTGACGTCGGCGCCATCAAGGCGGCCACCGACGCCGGTGCCGCCGCGGCTCGCCGGGTCGGCGAGCTGATCTCGGTGCACGTGATTCCACGCCCCCACGCCGAAGTCGAGCGGATCCTCCCCAAGCCCGCCGCCCCGGCCGTCAAGTAG